The proteins below are encoded in one region of Berryella intestinalis:
- the gyrB gene encoding DNA topoisomerase (ATP-hydrolyzing) subunit B, with translation MAESSENYSGSEIQVLEGLEAVRKRPGMYIGSTGPRGLHHLVYEVVDNSVDEALAGFCDHIQVTIHQDNSITVVDNGRGIPVDKHPKEKIPTVEVVLTILHAGGKFGGGGYKVSGGLHGVGISVVNALSKRVEVQVRRDGKEYAISFERGKTVEKLHEIGTSKHDGTTVTFWPDPEVFTETTVYDYQTLQARFREMAFLNKGLKIELTDERATVAPVDGEAVSYRTEVFKFDNGLIDFVKFINEGKETLNKPIYFAADNADGTVEIAMQWSTSYSTNSVMAFANNINTHEGGTHLEGFKQGLTRTLNEYARTKGLLKEKDSNLSGDDTREGLAAVISVKLHDPQFEGQTKTKLGNTEIRPLVQNAITQGLAEFLEENPAPARRIVDKASSALKAREAARRAREMTRRKNVLDSFALPGKLADCSSKDPTESEIFIVEGDSAGGSAKQARDRKHQAILPLRGKILNVERAGLHRSLSSDTISSLITAIGTNIGADFDPDKARYHRIIIMTDADVDGAHIRCLLLTFFYRYMPELINRGYIYIAQPPIFGIKRKNSRSTKIDRYIYDEKALSSTLAEYEDPDKWTVQRYKGLGEMDPEQLWETTMEPAARTLLQVNIDDAAEAERAVTDLMGDKVEPRRDFIQSHARDVRFLDI, from the coding sequence GTGGCAGAATCTTCCGAGAATTACAGCGGATCCGAGATCCAGGTGCTCGAAGGCCTCGAGGCCGTTCGCAAGCGCCCGGGCATGTACATCGGATCCACTGGTCCGCGCGGCCTGCACCATCTGGTGTACGAGGTCGTCGACAACTCCGTCGACGAGGCGCTGGCCGGGTTTTGCGATCATATCCAGGTAACCATTCATCAGGATAATTCCATCACGGTCGTCGATAACGGCCGCGGTATCCCGGTGGACAAGCATCCCAAGGAGAAGATCCCCACGGTCGAGGTCGTCTTGACCATCCTTCATGCCGGCGGCAAGTTCGGCGGCGGCGGATACAAGGTGTCCGGCGGACTTCACGGCGTGGGTATCTCGGTTGTGAACGCCCTTTCCAAGCGCGTCGAGGTGCAGGTGCGCCGCGACGGCAAGGAGTACGCTATCTCGTTCGAGCGCGGCAAGACGGTCGAGAAGCTGCATGAGATCGGCACCTCGAAACACGACGGAACTACCGTTACGTTTTGGCCCGACCCCGAGGTGTTCACCGAAACTACGGTATACGATTACCAGACCCTCCAGGCGCGTTTCCGTGAAATGGCCTTTTTGAACAAGGGCCTGAAGATCGAGCTCACCGACGAGCGCGCGACGGTCGCCCCGGTCGATGGGGAGGCCGTTTCGTATCGCACGGAGGTGTTCAAGTTCGATAACGGTCTCATCGACTTCGTGAAATTCATCAACGAGGGCAAGGAAACCCTGAACAAGCCCATTTACTTTGCGGCCGACAACGCAGACGGCACCGTCGAGATCGCGATGCAGTGGTCTACCTCGTATTCGACCAATTCCGTTATGGCGTTCGCCAACAACATCAACACCCACGAGGGCGGCACCCATCTTGAGGGCTTCAAACAGGGGCTGACCCGCACGCTGAACGAATACGCCCGCACCAAGGGGCTTTTGAAGGAGAAGGATTCCAACCTTTCCGGCGACGACACGCGCGAGGGTTTGGCGGCCGTTATCTCCGTTAAGCTGCACGATCCCCAGTTCGAAGGTCAGACCAAGACGAAGTTGGGCAATACGGAGATCCGCCCGCTCGTTCAAAACGCCATCACCCAGGGCCTTGCGGAGTTCCTCGAGGAGAATCCCGCGCCCGCACGCCGCATCGTCGACAAGGCGTCGTCGGCCTTGAAGGCCCGCGAGGCGGCACGTCGCGCGCGCGAGATGACGCGCCGCAAGAACGTGCTGGATTCGTTCGCCTTGCCGGGCAAGCTCGCCGACTGCTCGAGCAAAGACCCCACCGAGTCCGAAATCTTCATCGTCGAGGGCGATTCGGCAGGTGGGTCGGCGAAGCAAGCGCGCGACCGAAAGCATCAGGCTATCCTTCCCCTGCGCGGTAAGATCCTGAACGTTGAGCGCGCGGGGCTTCACCGCTCGCTTTCGTCCGATACCATCAGCTCGCTCATTACCGCGATCGGAACCAACATCGGGGCCGACTTCGATCCGGACAAGGCACGCTACCATCGCATCATCATCATGACCGACGCAGACGTCGACGGTGCCCATATCCGTTGCCTGCTGCTCACGTTCTTCTATCGCTACATGCCCGAACTCATCAATCGCGGGTACATCTACATCGCCCAGCCGCCGATCTTCGGTATCAAGCGCAAGAACTCGCGCTCTACCAAGATCGACCGTTACATCTATGACGAAAAGGCGCTCAGCTCCACCCTGGCCGAGTACGAAGATCCCGATAAATGGACGGTCCAGCGTTACAAGGGTTTGGGAGAGATGGATCCCGAACAGCTATGGGAGACCACCATGGAGCCTGCTGCGCGCACGCTTCTCCAGGTGAACATAGACGACGCTGCCGAGGCCGAGCGTGCGGTGACCGATCTGATGGGCGATAAGGTGGAACCGCGCCGCGATTTCATCCAGTCGCATGCCCGCGACGTCCGCTTCCTCGATATCTAA
- the dnaA gene encoding chromosomal replication initiator protein DnaA encodes MDGEQLICEWGRICAKVVSYSGVDTAQVNAFFSRLQPQAMSEGFLMLTADNEFIRNWVETHYVGLVKQALVDLNGIEYAVLIEVDPSQSNPAGNMAAMPQMASAPADADPSEEGASANQAPQTARAECEPPVQSGSGAAASLNPAVMSALEAARERAMRSAAAQMSAERVETVAVPAPVEQTAPSAVVEKPRRSSAFTFENYVIGDSNRVAYSMAVSVAENPGGTRMNPLFIYGQSGLGKTHLIRAIENYIEANMPHLECVYVDAASFVNQYIDAGAEHDRNKQSYRNFQNKYEQADVMLLDDVQQLQGKKQTLDLFFQIMNNRIEKGYQVILSADRAPSNIDMDQRYISRFNSGGTFDIQPPEVETKLSIIRNFMRDYEDMNPESTASLSDEVQNYIAENSSSNIRELKSAVTKVLASIEAFENDVIGIADVRRLLEDHFSGGAMKKTTIEDIQKACEEYYRVSHADLVGPKRQRDISYARKMCMYLSREMLDIPFAQVGLAFGDRDHATVMYAVNDVESRFTKERAVQEEVETIKKIIRNI; translated from the coding sequence ATGGACGGCGAACAGCTCATCTGCGAATGGGGACGGATCTGCGCGAAGGTCGTCTCGTATAGCGGCGTCGATACAGCCCAGGTGAACGCATTCTTCTCGCGCTTGCAGCCCCAGGCGATGAGCGAGGGTTTCCTCATGCTCACCGCCGACAACGAATTCATCAGGAACTGGGTGGAAACGCACTACGTCGGCCTGGTAAAACAGGCGCTGGTCGACCTGAACGGGATCGAGTACGCGGTTCTGATCGAGGTCGACCCGTCGCAGTCGAATCCTGCGGGCAACATGGCTGCGATGCCCCAGATGGCAAGCGCACCCGCGGACGCAGATCCCTCGGAGGAAGGAGCATCCGCCAACCAGGCGCCTCAGACTGCGCGCGCCGAATGCGAACCGCCCGTTCAATCCGGTTCGGGAGCGGCGGCTTCCCTGAACCCTGCAGTAATGAGCGCCCTTGAGGCGGCGCGCGAGCGCGCCATGCGCTCGGCAGCGGCGCAGATGAGCGCCGAGCGGGTCGAAACCGTCGCAGTCCCGGCTCCCGTCGAACAAACCGCGCCGAGCGCGGTGGTGGAGAAGCCCCGCAGGTCGTCTGCGTTCACCTTCGAGAACTACGTGATAGGGGATTCGAACCGCGTCGCGTATTCCATGGCGGTGTCCGTGGCCGAGAACCCCGGCGGCACGAGGATGAACCCGCTGTTCATCTACGGTCAGTCGGGCCTGGGGAAAACCCATCTCATCAGGGCGATCGAGAACTACATCGAAGCGAATATGCCGCATCTCGAATGCGTGTACGTCGATGCGGCGTCGTTTGTGAACCAGTACATCGACGCCGGAGCCGAACACGATAGGAACAAGCAAAGCTATCGCAACTTCCAGAACAAATACGAGCAGGCCGACGTCATGCTGCTCGACGACGTGCAACAGCTCCAGGGAAAGAAGCAGACCCTCGACCTGTTCTTCCAGATCATGAACAACCGTATCGAAAAGGGGTACCAGGTCATCCTCTCAGCCGACCGGGCGCCTTCCAACATCGACATGGACCAGCGCTACATCAGCCGATTCAACTCCGGAGGAACGTTCGATATCCAACCGCCCGAAGTGGAGACGAAGCTGAGCATCATCCGCAACTTCATGAGGGACTACGAGGATATGAACCCCGAGTCGACGGCATCTTTGTCCGACGAGGTCCAAAACTACATCGCCGAGAATTCCAGTTCGAACATACGCGAGCTGAAAAGCGCGGTGACGAAGGTGCTCGCGAGCATCGAGGCCTTCGAAAACGACGTCATCGGCATCGCGGATGTTCGGCGGCTTCTGGAGGATCATTTCTCCGGCGGGGCGATGAAGAAGACCACGATCGAAGACATCCAGAAAGCCTGCGAGGAATACTACCGCGTGTCCCATGCCGATCTCGTGGGTCCGAAGCGCCAACGGGACATCTCGTATGCGCGAAAGATGTGCATGTACCTTTCGCGCGAGATGCTCGACATCCCCTTCGCCCAGGTGGGCCTTGCTTTCGGGGATCGAGACCATGCGACGGTCATGTACGCGGTGAACGATGTGGAATCCCGCTTCACGAAGGAGAGGGCCGTGCAGGAAGAGGTCGAGACGATCAAGAAGATCATTAGAAACATTTGA
- a CDS encoding ATP-binding protein: MNDFANDHREDTSDRAVRTGEYDYDFVDAVARIAVYDNLRSAPRMIKIKPAPTNEYITDIASQTYTLARQLGGSIPFSVIQEVSENFIHARFTEAVVSILDNGNTIRFADQGPGIASIEKAQLPGFSSAKEPMKKYIRGVGSGLPIVKEYFEGEHGTVLIEDNIGAGAVVTISLAKEGESQESPLRAAVQRDSKASGVTAVDGQRIPDNTVKEPSVSMPILNEKEELFLQQFLVEGPLGVTEMSAYTDTPNSSTHKTMAKLTELKLIEQPKGTKKRALTEYGRSIAKRLQEKE, from the coding sequence ATGAACGACTTCGCAAACGATCATAGGGAAGATACCTCCGATCGGGCTGTTCGAACCGGTGAATACGACTACGATTTCGTTGACGCCGTTGCGCGCATCGCGGTGTACGACAACCTCAGATCGGCTCCGCGCATGATCAAGATAAAACCGGCTCCCACAAACGAGTACATAACCGATATCGCCTCCCAAACCTACACGCTTGCCCGTCAACTGGGAGGATCCATCCCCTTCAGCGTTATCCAGGAAGTGTCTGAAAACTTCATACATGCCCGGTTCACCGAAGCGGTCGTGTCCATTCTCGATAACGGCAACACCATTCGATTCGCCGACCAGGGCCCGGGGATCGCCAGCATCGAAAAGGCCCAACTACCTGGATTCTCATCGGCGAAGGAGCCGATGAAGAAGTACATCAGGGGTGTGGGTTCCGGCCTGCCTATCGTCAAGGAATATTTCGAGGGGGAGCACGGGACCGTCCTCATCGAGGACAACATCGGCGCGGGCGCCGTCGTGACCATCAGCCTCGCAAAGGAAGGGGAGAGCCAAGAATCTCCTTTGAGAGCCGCGGTTCAGCGTGATTCCAAAGCAAGTGGAGTCACGGCAGTCGACGGACAGCGGATCCCTGACAACACTGTGAAAGAACCCTCTGTCAGCATGCCGATCCTCAATGAAAAGGAAGAGCTGTTCCTGCAGCAATTCCTCGTCGAAGGACCCCTGGGCGTGACCGAGATGTCGGCCTACACCGACACCCCGAACTCGTCGACCCACAAGACCATGGCCAAGCTAACGGAACTCAAATTGATAGAACAGCCTAAGGGAACGAAGAAGAGGGCGCTCACCGAATACGGCCGGAGCATCGCCAAAAGGCTGCAGGAAAAGGAATAA
- the recF gene encoding DNA replication/repair protein RecF (All proteins in this family for which functions are known are DNA-binding proteins that assist the filamentation of RecA onto DNA for the initiation of recombination or recombinational repair.) gives MSLKIANISLSDFRSWHRLELGFDSDLILIVGRNATGKTNILEAIQMMTSLVSFKHPTLSQLIGRDASSASVRATAVGDSRSLDMRLDLKPGQRAYFLNGKKKSPSDMRGLVPSVCFAPDHLEFSKGSSQVKRAALDDLGSQISQSYQNVKRDYDKLIQNKNRLLKEESFSSSLLDSIDEMLVNCGAQLMFYRINLFSNLMRYAQVNYERISDGREVLAATYRYSWDRSGDSAVAREYPVSIGDADISRNELREMMAARLSSTRQSEIQRKRSLIGPHADEIRLFLDGSDVSDFASQGQQRSVVLAWKIAEVDQMEATFGNQPLLLLDDVMSELDGPRRRALLEFVDRGLQIFITATQRDYFDPELLGKATVIELPIGGETAQ, from the coding sequence ATGTCTCTCAAGATAGCGAATATATCCCTGTCCGATTTCAGAAGCTGGCATCGGCTGGAACTGGGTTTCGATTCCGACTTGATCCTGATCGTCGGGCGCAATGCGACGGGGAAGACCAACATCCTCGAGGCGATCCAGATGATGACGTCGTTGGTGTCGTTCAAGCATCCCACGCTTTCCCAGCTCATCGGCCGCGATGCATCCTCGGCATCGGTTCGGGCGACAGCGGTGGGGGATTCCCGATCGCTCGATATGAGGCTCGATCTGAAACCCGGCCAACGGGCTTATTTCTTGAACGGCAAGAAGAAATCCCCTTCCGACATGCGGGGTTTGGTTCCTTCGGTGTGCTTCGCCCCTGATCACCTGGAGTTTTCGAAGGGTTCTTCCCAAGTGAAGAGGGCGGCCCTCGATGATTTGGGCAGCCAAATATCCCAAAGCTATCAAAACGTGAAACGGGATTATGACAAGCTTATCCAGAATAAGAACCGCCTGTTGAAAGAAGAGTCGTTCTCATCCTCGCTCCTGGACAGCATCGACGAGATGCTGGTGAACTGCGGAGCTCAGCTCATGTTCTACCGCATTAACCTTTTTTCGAATCTTATGAGGTATGCGCAGGTAAATTACGAGCGGATATCGGATGGCCGCGAGGTGCTGGCGGCAACGTACCGCTATTCGTGGGATAGATCGGGAGATTCTGCCGTAGCGCGGGAATACCCGGTATCGATTGGGGATGCCGACATTTCGCGTAACGAACTGCGCGAAATGATGGCCGCCCGCTTGTCGAGCACCCGTCAGTCCGAAATACAGAGGAAAAGAAGCCTGATCGGCCCGCATGCCGATGAGATCCGCCTTTTCCTCGACGGGAGCGATGTTTCGGACTTCGCATCCCAGGGTCAGCAGCGAAGCGTCGTCCTTGCTTGGAAGATAGCCGAGGTCGACCAGATGGAAGCGACGTTCGGCAACCAGCCCCTGCTGCTGCTCGACGACGTTATGAGCGAACTCGACGGTCCCCGCCGGCGTGCTTTGCTTGAGTTCGTCGACCGCGGGCTTCAAATATTCATCACGGCGACGCAGCGCGATTATTTCGATCCGGAACTGCTGGGTAAAGCTACGGTGATAGAACTTCCCATCGGAGGGGAGACCGCCCAATGA
- the dnaN gene encoding DNA polymerase III subunit beta, with amino-acid sequence MKFSINQTELSNALAIVQKGVSTRSTLPILAGIYLEAHHDSIVFQTTDLDLSIQFTSTALVEEAGSAVLPGKLLVDIVKSLPDAAVHVSTDGETATITCDNSSFSIKGLSAQDWPGFPFVKTDQQISIPFETFSSMAKKVSNVVSRDDSRPILTGVLITLEDGALKMVATDSYRLSVTQKASDMGEGEFSAVISGAFVAELAALPKSGDDISIALAENQIVVSYRGTSFVNRRIEGKYPNYKQLLPSSHATRAVVDTAALAAAVKRAALLGSSGSSVRFSVSPEAQIITISSVRQDVGSTQEIVPAQVEGDPCEIAFNSSYVGEGLNSAPSDTIALELQGSMKPGIFKDTRSEDYLYLVMPVRLS; translated from the coding sequence ATGAAATTCTCGATCAATCAAACAGAGCTCAGCAACGCTCTCGCGATCGTCCAAAAAGGCGTTTCCACGCGCTCCACGCTTCCCATTCTGGCGGGCATATACCTCGAAGCCCATCACGACAGCATCGTGTTCCAAACGACCGACCTCGACCTTTCGATCCAGTTCACCTCAACGGCCCTTGTCGAGGAAGCCGGGTCGGCGGTTCTTCCGGGAAAGCTGCTCGTCGATATCGTGAAGAGCCTTCCCGATGCTGCGGTGCATGTATCGACGGATGGTGAAACAGCTACTATCACCTGCGATAACTCGTCTTTCTCCATCAAAGGCCTGAGCGCTCAGGATTGGCCGGGTTTCCCCTTCGTCAAAACCGACCAGCAGATCAGCATCCCCTTCGAAACCTTCTCGTCCATGGCTAAAAAGGTTTCGAACGTGGTTTCCCGCGACGACAGCCGCCCCATCCTCACCGGGGTCCTCATCACCCTCGAGGACGGCGCCCTGAAGATGGTAGCTACCGATTCCTACCGTCTTTCGGTCACCCAGAAGGCATCGGATATGGGAGAAGGGGAGTTTTCTGCGGTTATCTCGGGTGCGTTCGTGGCCGAGCTCGCGGCGCTACCCAAATCGGGGGACGACATTTCCATCGCCCTGGCGGAAAACCAGATCGTCGTCTCGTATCGCGGAACCTCGTTCGTCAACAGGCGAATCGAAGGGAAATATCCCAATTACAAGCAGCTTCTACCTTCGTCGCACGCAACGCGCGCCGTGGTCGATACCGCTGCTTTGGCCGCGGCTGTCAAAAGGGCCGCGCTCTTGGGTTCCTCGGGCTCGTCGGTGCGCTTCAGTGTGAGTCCCGAAGCGCAGATCATCACCATCTCCTCGGTGAGACAGGATGTCGGATCGACCCAGGAGATCGTTCCCGCGCAGGTCGAAGGCGATCCCTGTGAGATCGCCTTCAACAGCTCCTACGTCGGGGAAGGACTCAATTCGGCTCCGAGCGATACCATCGCGCTCGAGCTGCAGGGATCGATGAAGCCGGGCATTTTCAAAGATACCCGTTCCGAGGACTATCTGTACCTGGTCATGCCCGTGCGCTTATCGTAG